The DNA segment ATGTTCTCTTTTAGTATAGCAAGTGAGTGCTGTTgaaacaaatcaattaaaatattcaaactaattaattaaaatattatttgaattctAATAATTGTAATGAATGTGCAACATATTGTGTGAAATTTTAACATTTCTAGTATGGTAGCTATCATTGGcgatgtattttatatttataacaacCTAAAGATATAAAATACCAATTTTGTCTCGGAGGCATCAAAACGGCAGAAGATTCACCTACTGTCCATGAACTGTGTTTAAGTTGTAATATCTCATGTGAAACCTAGAGGTCAGCAAAAGTCTATAAGGATTTGGGGTTTTCAGAGGCACAGAAAATGAGGAATGATTTTACAACATACCATAAACTCTAAACGTTATGGTTCATAAGTGGTTTAGTTGGATTCACTCAAATCTATGTCTTCTACAATGAAGTAGAAGAAATCAAAAATGTTGAATGTATGTAAAGATCCCGTTCCCAAATTATTTTATCCATGACATGCAGATGTGCACATGCAAGAAGTTGAGGCCTTTtaacaaaagtgttttaaattgaAATGGCATTTGTTTGGTGGTGCAAGACAGTTGTTTCATAATGTATGAGTAAATCCATATATAAAgatatttgagaaatatagggCATTCTAAGTTATATTTGGAGTAAAATATGGTTTGACTGTCGTAATTGAAAAACCACGCCATGCTGTGTCTATAAATTACACTGAAAAAGAACAATGGGTTAATGTGGCCAGCTCTTCTCTGAGGTGATGACCGCTTACATTTCCTTCACTGAtttagagaagaagaaaaaaattattgaaagaTGGATAGAGAACAAGCTGTCAGCTACTCCTTACATAAAGATATCTTTTGAATGAAAAGAGAGAGCTACAGAAGTTTTTGCGAATGTCAATAAAGGAACAAAGAGGGtaagaaaagtgaaaaaaattgcTATTCAATAATGTGTCACAGCAGAGCAGGCATTCATCAGAGATTAGGAGTCTGTGGCAAATAGATGTGGTAAAGAGATTGCGATGCTTATTTTCAAAATGGAAGAAAGAATGATGCCAGAGCGAGAAAGGAATGAAGCGAGGGATGCCGGAAGAGAAGAATCGCTGTAGAAGTTTAGAGTTTAAACCTCATTCTGAGAACTGAAAAGTTTCACTGTTTCTCAGTCTTCGCTACATTCCAATATTAGAGTTGGCATGATTGTGACAGAATAATTCCCATGGCAGagcaaaaaaatgaatgatttaatgaccAGATTGTGTCTACAATGTTTGTTGTTTAAGACTGGCCCCTTGTAGAGTCACACTTTTACTGTGTTGTGGCTGGATTgcagcattttaataaaaaaaaaagcagataatTAATGAAGGGAAACCGGTTGAGTGGGAGAGGTGAAGAAGATGCAGGCAGCTGGAGAGGAAGCTTTTACGAGGGATGTACAGTATGAGAATAAGAGAGATGTGAAGTTGAGCTTGTTCTCATCATCTTTGAGATTGTCAGGAGAGCTTCCACTAGTAAAGCTGCATGATGAAAGTTGTTCTATTTTGGATTCTCCCCCATTAACCCTAAAGATAAACTTCCTTTCTTAAACAATGCACTTTCCTTCCTGGCAACCTTGCAAAATAATGTAACATATTGTTTAGGTTTGAGGCAAGCTATAGAAAAACAATGTGTTCATGTAACCTAATTGTGTTTAAAGTAACAGCATTCTTTGATATCCTTGAAACACTCATTTAGTTTTGTCTATGGAACAATGGTTTGCCATTGTAAATGAAGTATTgaacacatttttgtttacttttatacattttctgtgGTAATTAACAGCCTGTCTGAGATGCTTAAACCATATTCCTTTGAATAAAGATTCCAAATCCTTAATACAGTGGAAATTCAAGAATCAATCTGAAGAGAGAAAGTTTCATCATCTACTTGAACTGAACTTATCTAACCTTTCTTTATTCACCAGCAGGCTGACAAACCTGGTAAGAGCAGAGAACTGTTTGAAGAGATATTATTGATGAAATGCTCCATGAAATGTCCTCCTTCACTCTATAATTAAATGTGATGAACATCCACAAGGTTGATTTCATTACATTGCATAAATCATTTCTGGTTCCTCAAATAATCTTTCAGTCTGAAAAGAATATTCTAAAGAACCCTTTTCCATTATAAAGAACattccatgaatgttaaaggttctttgtggaatgATTTCCTCAGTTCAGTTTGTTTGTTCTGTGTGCGTCTCTGCACTTGTTTTAGTGGAACCTCTCTCCTGGCTTTCTGTTGTATTTTCAATGTCTTTGAAAATCCACATGGCCCTTGCCTTTATTAGATTTGCTGcctaaaaacaaaaaacctttccTGTTTGACTCATTGACAAGACAGGCTTTACCCGTCcaaaacatttagtttaaaagaTGAGCCTGATATTACTAGTCAGTTGGGTTTGAATCCTATAATAAAAAGCTGATTGCTTGCCAGTGGTGTTCGGGTCTGAGGATGAAACCGGCATTAAGTGACGAGGTTTGTTTGAATCCTGGCTTAGCCAGAACTTGCCTTTTGATAAGACTGGGATTGGCAGATTGGAGCCACTGGGGTTTTCATTTCAAGCAGATAAGGGAAAGCTGTGGGAGATGAATGGAGTTTAAATGTAACCTGAACTGAGATTGAAGCAGATGTAAAGGATCACCTGTGTGGACTATAGAAGGCTTGTATTCATACATAGCCTAAATCACCTTAGGGGATGTATGAATACAACATAACAAGCAGTTGGTGAAAAAATCAATACAATAACAATTCAGAATTTGAATAACAATTGGTTTGAGTATTTTATAGCGAGTTATACAGTGCATTTAAGGGTGGAAGATTTGCTCTTGTGTTCTGGTCCCTCGTTATGCAACCAAGATTGCAGACATTGGTCAGCAGTAGAAAATGACTCCCACAGCTCAtcgaaatggttaaaaaaaatgtacatttatattccCTCCTTCATTGATCTCAGTGCCATTATTACTAATATAATATGTCGGAATCTGGAAGAGACCTGTCAGTCAAACATATATTGAGCCTGTGTATATAAGGATGATAAATCATTTAACTGGAGAAAGCgaaattatggatagaggacaacattttaaagtttaaaacaacttaatttgtttattataagatttttacttcacaagatgttagttgatggactggatttgtgtggattattgtgatgttttcatcagctgttttgactctcattctggcggcacccattcactgcagaggatccactggtgagcaagtaatgctaCATTTGATCAAATCTTTCGATGCCGAAATAgactctacatcttggatggcctgcaGGTGAGTACATTTCAATTTTTACCCAAACTGAACACACAGATTGTTTCTAACTGCGGTTTTTATTTGTtgagatatttttatatatttataaaaaaaaatatttgaaacaacAAAATGCCAGTTTTCATACacgtacatttttatatttgcataaacAGTCATTTTGCTTAGTTAAAGTTTGGCATGACCAATACAAGACAAAGCACAAGTTATATACCAGtgctaaaataacatttgtttagTCAGTCATAACACTGACACAATACACTCTTTTACTCCCAGCTAGTCAAAAAGAGCTTCATGTTATCGGTGTAAACAAATAAGATGCACGTCAGCTCAAGAAATGAAGCTGAAGTTCTCACCAATactaaaacacaaaaatgaagtcACAGACTTTAGTTGTAAATAGAAAGTGCAATGCAACATAATGatctgtaaaataaatgcatcatttattAGAATGAACACAATTTTAGAAAACCAAAAATCTTTCACTGTAGATTACAAGACAATCAAAATCTCATTCACCatgaatatttcagattttttgagTAGGCAACCTACATAAGCAGAAAATGAGCAGACTCTCACTACACAACTTATCTCTTAAAACCGTATAGAAAAAGTTTTTtgcttatacatttattttcatgcttttttattaATCCCCATCTGGCTCCTAGGACTCCACTGGAACGCTCTGGCTTGATTTGCGCTAACAGTCAAGTTGCAAACACTGACTGGATTTGCGGGAATAGTCTAGCCCTAAAGATTGACTGGACTTTCGGGAGTTGCATGGGTCTTTCCAAGAGTCGAACCCATCTTTGGTTCGGACAGTAGCCAGCTTGGACAGGAGGGTGTTCCTCCGGATGCTGCTGTCCGAGTCCACTTTGTGTAACGTGTTTTGGGGTTTGTTCCAGCAGGGGAAACAGGCTAAGAAGTCATAGAGGAGGTGTCCGCTGAAGAGCATGTAGATCCATGGGTTACAGCAGCTGTTAAGACTCGCCAGCAGGGCAGAGAGGGTCACCGCTGCATTTTCAGAATCTGAAAAAGAGAAGGATTGAGTGACGTAGCTTTGGGGTTAAAGATTTGGGCTggtaactgatatatatatatactgtgctgTTGCATAATGCTTCATTATATAAAACTAATATTGCCTTTTTGGAAGTTTGTCTTCCAATCTtgaaaaatatacatacacacacacacccacacacacacacacactgatagtaatgaaaaacagtaatacAACCTCTTGAATCCTGTAATCTCAAAGGAATGCTAATGGAATTCAGAAAATAATTCTCTGAGAGACAGATAAGATCTTCCTGATAAACTGAAGTTCTGATCTGGAAAATACATTAAATGGAATCCAGTCTGATCTTTGGTTCtttcttgttttgtctttttagaaGTGGTTTCTAATTACTATAGAAATTACATTAGCGTTTTCATTAGCAAGGAGATTAAAACCATGCCTGCAATTATGTTTGGAGATGCTATTACTAGTATTGTGAATTGCCAGAATTAGGGGTTATTGGTCGAATATATTGGGTTATTATTCAGCCTAGATTAAGGCTTAAAATAAAACCGATTAAAGATTAGGTCttgtattgttttataattcatttatttatttatttttcatatatatttaggTTTCCAAAAGTTTTCTGTAACTACAAAATCAGATTCGCGAACGGAAATAGCATTTGCGCGAGAAGGTAACCATAGCACGTGTTGCTGGACTGTTTTGTTTTGTACggtaaatagaacaaaaaaacacataaatacaattacaatttatcaatctatttttaaaagaattataCACGAAGacaaaaattgtgttttgtttatacTTTAAGATGTTTACCTATGGTTTTAACCGCTCTAGCGCGACTTAAGACAAACTTTCAGCGTTCGCGCCGGAAAGTATTTGCGTTTAAAACAAACTCTGAaagtttttgattatttatttttttactaaatactgTGCTTAAATGTATTTACACGTGCCACCCTGATCAACTTACCATCCCAGGAGAAGTTTTCATCCCAGACGGACCACATTTGCACGATGAAGAACGGAGCCCAGCACACAATATACGCCAAAACAATCACGAATGTCATCTTCACTGTTCTTAGTTTGGCTCTTGAGATGATGGTGACACTGCTGACAGAGCCCTTTCCAATCATCCCGTCCTTAGTGCTGTGCAGAGTGCCTCTCTTGGTCTTGGACTTGAAGTTCTTCCAGATACTGTGGCATATGAACCCGTAGCAGATCATGAGGATGATGACAGGGAGGAGGAAGATGCCCACGGTGATCCAGGTGATGTAGGCTCGGATGCCCCACGGCTCGACGAAGTGGCCCCAGCAGTCATACACATCCGAGCCGTTCTGGATCTCACTCAGAGAGAAGATGAAGTATTGAGGGGTGCTGAGCAACAGGCTGCAGAGCCAAGTGCACCCGATCATGATGTAGGCGCGCTTCGTGGGCTGCTGGAGAGTCTTCAGAGGGTGGCATATGGCGATGTAGCGGTCCAgtgtcatcatcaccatcatatAGGTGGACGCGAACATGCCTAGGACTTGGAGATGCTTGACAATCCGGCAAAGAAAGTCAGGTCCGTAAAACCTGAAGGTGATCTCCCAGCAGAGCTGTGGAAGAACCTGGAAGAAAGCCACCACCAGGTCCGCGAGGCTCAGGTGCTTGATGAACAAGTGCATCCGTGAGCTCTTCTTCTTGGTGTTGTGCATGGCCAGCAGCACGCACAGATTTCCCATCACCGCAACGAGGAAGGTGACGCTTAAAACCGTGATCTCCATTTTGGCCACTTCTTCGTTCCTGCCGAACGGGTCGGTGTCGTTGTTCGCCGTGGTTTGGTTCGACGCGTTGCCCATGGTTAGGTTTGGAAACGAGATGCTATTTTCATGCGTAAAATCTTGCGCGTGCTCTCAGGTACGTGGAGAGGTGCGCGCCAGGCAGAGCTTCATTGCGCACGGATTCTCGTGCGTAAAAGGCAGCAGATGGGAATTCCCTACGGAGACTTCAAGCGTGTGCACTCTTAGACTGAAGAGGACAGATGCATTTAAGTCTCCGAGACGTGGATCACATTCTGGGGGTGCATATGTGTTTCAGTTGTGGTTATCTGACGCGTAAAGGTCATGACGATCGACAGACAAGCGCTGCACTGCTTAAATCCAGCCCCCAGTGAAGAGGCTGGCAAGCTCAAGAGCCTCCCTCTCTCTTCGAATGCACGCCCCTAACCAAAAAAAACCCCTCTTGAATCCTAAAAACAACCGTACAAGTAAAAGCAAGTATTTGTTGGGCGCGCCCTCAGTGGAACCAACGGAGCGTgttcagtttaatttataacaGACAAAAATGCTTCAATCAAATAtgcaagtcaagtcacatttttaatatgtgatattaaatataacaatactTGATTTTCGATTGCCTGAGCATGTATGTGTATAGCTATGTGTCAATAAAGAGCAAGGTGCGGTGAGTAAACAAaccataaaatacaatttaattttggTGTAAAATGCTTACAATATATGCctaattgtactttttttgtaaaaaaataaaatatatttttttttgatttgtcaatGCCATCAAATTTTGTCATCGTAGTCCAAGTTATTACAGTTGCAAGGTTTTCAACAGTGATGAAGCAGGCGCTGGGTTTAATGAGCCAGATGTGGTCACTGAGAAACAGAGAGGCAAAGAAATGTTTGTACAAAGTTTAAATCTTACTTGCAAAACACTTATGGAAAGTAAGCCTCGTTACGATGTCAGTGAAGTCACAACATCTCCACTGAAAGTCTGAGTGCAGATAATGACCAGGTGCCTCATTACCAATGGTTCACATAGCTACTTAGGCTTTTGCTTAATGGAGATCATTTGCTTAAAGCACAAATGAGATAAGCGAGTCTCtgatgtagaatctacatttgtaaaattaatTATGACATGGTCTATTTGATTAAATTTATAAACATGTGGTACATTATTTAGTGTATATGTACCTATTAGCAGATACATAAAAAATTCTGTTGATTTACTTGCTAGTAAACTCCACACGTTTTACAAAAACAGAatatattgaatttaattgaaaaacatgaaattttcAAGTATAATGATCAGTATTTTCTTCATAAAGTACtccaataaactttattttatttacaattttgaagATACATATAGCATTTAGCATAAAACAGGTACAGGTACAACATGTCCTGCCTAAACTTGCTGAAAAGAAGACATTTGTGAAAtccatttcatgtttttttaatcattgttagatatgaaaaacattctgaaatattTCTTGTCCTTTTTCTGTCCAGTTCATTGCTGTGGAGCTGTGGTGAAGAAATAGGACACAGTCAAAAGCAATGCTAAATTATTCCAGAGTGGTTTTTACTGTGAACATTTATGTAAAGAGGTGGATGGACTGAAAGGTTTTATGGCCTGGGGTAAGTGTCTTGAGAACTTGAAGAAGCATGGCGGTAATACAAAGTGTGACACTTAGTTGACAATTTTCAGCTAGGACAGGGATTGGAGTCGTGTGGGAGTAAATGCTCGTCTGTCTCAGATGCTGATTATCTTTTTCCCCCTCTCTGTGATGAGCCTTCATTATGGATCGAGGTAATCAATAATGCTGAATGACGCATCCATTGACTGCGGTCTGCAATCGGTGTGCACTGAGGGTTCACCCTTAGAAGAGGCACATTTACATTActtcatttggcagatgcttttagtCAGAGTCCTACAAACGAGGAATATAAAAGAACACATCATCTTGAGGTGGAAATGGTATGAAAAGCTGTTCTAGAAAGTTCAAAGACTGTTCAGAGGAGTGTAAGATAGAAtaaagatgaaagaaagaaattgtgAAGTAGGCTATACATAATTATGCAGTGTCCAAATAGTATTTGGAGACTTAATCACAATTGAACAATGTTGAATTGCAGATACAAAATCTAACATGCTGCAATagaaagtttaaagtttaaaaaggagaatcaagtaaaaatagtgaaaaatacAGAATTAATATACAGAGCTCAAATACGAAATGATTTTGAGTCGCACTTAAAAAGGTCTGCGTTCCAttgaattaattacaaaatatagcATGCTATAATAGAACATTCAAGATTGCACGGTGGAGTACAGGCTAGAATAGAAGAATAGTGAAATGTACAGAAATAATAAGCAGCAtccaaatacaattatattaagtatttgaacacttaatataacatttgtcatttaaacaTTTGAGTCACACATTAAAGAACGTctgaatttctttgaattagatgcaaaatatcttattttaaaaCCATACAACctctatgtaaaataatattttaataagtaaataaaaaaaatac comes from the Carassius auratus strain Wakin chromosome 4, ASM336829v1, whole genome shotgun sequence genome and includes:
- the avpr1ab gene encoding arginine vasopressin receptor 1Ab, coding for MGNASNQTTANNDTDPFGRNEEVAKMEITVLSVTFLVAVMGNLCVLLAMHNTKKKSSRMHLFIKHLSLADLVVAFFQVLPQLCWEITFRFYGPDFLCRIVKHLQVLGMFASTYMMVMMTLDRYIAICHPLKTLQQPTKRAYIMIGCTWLCSLLLSTPQYFIFSLSEIQNGSDVYDCWGHFVEPWGIRAYITWITVGIFLLPVIILMICYGFICHSIWKNFKSKTKRGTLHSTKDGMIGKGSVSSVTIISRAKLRTVKMTFVIVLAYIVCWAPFFIVQMWSVWDENFSWDDSENAAVTLSALLASLNSCCNPWIYMLFSGHLLYDFLACFPCWNKPQNTLHKVDSDSSIRRNTLLSKLATVRTKDGFDSWKDPCNSRKSSQSLGLDYSRKSSQCLQLDC